The following proteins come from a genomic window of Papaver somniferum cultivar HN1 unplaced genomic scaffold, ASM357369v1 unplaced-scaffold_65, whole genome shotgun sequence:
- the LOC113343712 gene encoding transcription factor MYB35-like, giving the protein MGRPPCCDKTNVKRGLWTAEEDAKILAYVSRHGTGNWTAVPKKAGLKRCGKSCRLRWTNYLRPDLKHDTFTPQEEELIIRLHATIGSRWSLIANQLPGRTDNDVKNFWNTKLRKKLQEMGIDPVTHKPISQIIIDYGNISGLPNKTTRFGSLNRDLRNAFMSTKPEPVSSSVTQDHSISNMTTNTSTGVDIKTPKMEPKPEMSFNNSSSSSWDLLPQIHAMQLVTEASNNCNKNKEIVQPNYFHEGSSSSSSASSSNIINNQAGSSSPPPSYLLNPQSSLVPTTEPSSPLFSWSEFLHEDAFLPSDQQQQPQQQQQKQDLQWMSYSNGSSSIQAQHEMPKMENFKNVDEQRTFRGVREMGNGNFNYMGQQASHHPVVTGMAGDTATGIGPSSASNNSFVKGILDQEIHDSEMLWEFPSLFDDSY; this is encoded by the exons ATGGGAAGACCTCCTTGTTGTGACAAAACGAACGTAAAAAGGGGTCTTTGGACTGCTGAAGAAGATGCAAAGATACTCGCTTACGTATCAAGGCATGGTACCGGTAACTGGACCGCTGTTCCGAAAAAAGCAG GACTTAAAAGATGCGGGAAGAGCTGTAGATTGAGGTGGACAAATTATTTGAGACCTGATCTCAAGCATGACACTTTTACACCTCAAGAAGAAGAACTGATTATTAGGCTTCATGCAACCATAGGTAGCAG GTGGTCTCTCATAGCAAACCAGCTTCCTGGAAGGACTGATAATGATGTCAAGAATTTTTGGAACACTAAGCTAAGGAAGAAACTACAAGAAATGGGAATAGACCCGGTTACCCATAAACCCATCTCTCAAATCATTATAGATTATGGTAACATCAGTGGACTGCCAAACAAAACAACAAGGTTTGGATCACTGAATCGAGATTTAAGGAATGCGTTTATGTCCACAAAACCTGAGCCAGTTTCATCGTCAGTTACACAAGATCATTCCATTTCTAACATGACAACTAATACTTCGACTGGTGTGGATATCAAGACGCCAAAAATGGAACCAAAGCCAGAAATGTCTTTTAACAACAGTAGCTCATCGTCATGGGATCTTTTACCTCAAATTCATGCTATGCAGCTAGTTACAGAAGCTTCAAATAACTGCAACAAGAACAAGGAGATTGTTCAGCCTAATTACTTCCATGAAGGgtcatcctcttcttcatcagcttcttcttctaatatCATTAACAATCAGGCAGGGTCATCATCGCCACCACCTTCTTATCTTCTGAACCCTCAGTCATCTTTAGTGCCAACAACTGAACCTTCATCTCCATTGTTTAGTTGGAGTGAGTTCCTTCATGAAGATGCATTTCTTCCTtctgatcaacaacaacaaccgcagcagcagcaacaaaaacaAGATCTTCAATGGATGTCATATTCGAATGGTTCTTCATCAATTCAAGCACAGCATGAGATGCCTAAAATGGAGAATTTCAAGAATGTGGATGAACAACGTACTTTCCGTGGAGTTAGAGAAATGGGTAATGGTAATTTCAATTATATGGGTCAGCAAGCAAGTCATCATCCTGTGGTTACTGGCATGGCAGGCGACACGGCGACCGGCATTGGACCATCTTCGGCTTCTAATAACTCATTTGTTAAAGGAATCTTAGATCAAGAGATTCATGACAGTGAGATGTTGTGGGAATTCCCTAGTCTTTTTGATGACTCATATTAA
- the LOC113343714 gene encoding glycerol-3-phosphate 2-O-acyltransferase 6-like: MANTIPHLMFPTVNKCASIGREKQTVVADMDGTLLRGRSSFPYFALVAYEAGGILRLLVLLLLAPFAGFLYYLVSESAGIHVLIFATFTGMKVCDIEAVARAVLPKFYSNDLHPETWKVFSSCGKRCVLTANPRIMVEAFLKDYLGADMVLGTGINTYKGRATGFVCSPGILVGQKKADTLIGAFGETMPDIGLGDRHTDFPFMRLCKESYVVPAKPEVEAVSRDKLPKPIVFHDGRLVQKLTPLMSLLIILWIPVGLVLAILPIAAGALLPMHLVYYAFWALGVRVYIKGTPPPPAKKSSGQTGVLFICSHRTLLDPIFLSTALGRPICAVTYSVSRLSEIISPIKTVRLTRDRVNDACMIKKLLEEGDLVIFPEGTTCREPFLLRFSALFAELTDQIVPVAMANRMSMFHGTTARGWKGMDPFYFFMNPSPAYEVTFLNKLPEELSCSAGKSSHEVANYIQRVIAASLSYECTSFTRKDKYRALAGNDGIVAEKPKLAPNKVMGC, encoded by the exons ATGGCTAATACAATTCCACACTTGATGTTTCCGACCGTTAACAAATGTGCGTCGATTGGCCGAGAAAAACAAACGGTTGTTGCGGACATGGATGGGACTTTACTTAGGGGGCGTAGTTCGTTTCCATATTTTGCTTTAGTAGCTTATGAAGCTGGAGGGATTCTCCGACTACTTGTTCTGTTGTTGCTTGCTCCCTTTGCTGGGTTTCTTTACTACCTTGTTTCAGAATCCGCCGGAATACATGTTCTTATATTTGCAACGTTTACAGGAATGAAAGTTTGTGACATCGAGGCGGTGGCACGTGCAGTTCTGCCAAAATTCTACTCCAATGATCTTCATCCAGAGACATGGAAGGTATTTTCTTCGTGTGGAAAACGATGTGTTCTTACGGCGAATCCTAGAATTATGGTTGAAGCTTTTCTGAAGGATTATTTAGGTGCTGATATGGTACTAGGAACTGGGATAAATACTTACAAAGGTAGAGCTACTGGATTTGTATGTAGTCCTGGAATTCTTGTGGGGCAGAAGAAGGCTGACACTCTTATAGGAGCTTTTGGAGAAACCATGCCGGATATTGGCCTTGGTGATCGACACACCGACTTCCCATTCATGAGACTCTGCAAG GAAAGCTATGTAGTTCCAGCCAAACCAGAAGTTGAGGCAGTAAGTCGCGATAAATTGCCAAAGCCCATCGTATTCCACGACGGACGACTAGTCCAGAAACTCACTCCTCTTATGTCATTACTCATAATCCTTTGGATTCCGGTAGGCTTAGTTCTTGCTATCCTTCCAATCGCAGCGGGGGCACTCCTACCTATGCACCTCGTTTATTATGCTTTCTGGGCACTGGGTGTTCGAGTTTACATTAAGGGAACTCCACCTCCACCTGCTAAGAAATCGTCAGGCCAAACTGGTGTCCTTTTCATCTGCTCTCATCGTACTCTCCTCGACCCAATTTTCCTATCAACTGCACTTGGTCGTCCAATTTGTGCCGTTACATATTCTGTATCTCGGCTCTCTGAGATCATCTCACCAATAAAAACTGTTAGACTCACCAGAGACAGAGTCAACGACGCTTGCATGATAAAGAAATTGTTAGAAGAAGGGGATCTGGTTATATTCCCTGAAGGAACTACATGTAGAGAACCATTTTTGTTGAGATTTTCGGCGTTGTTCGCTGAACTTACGGACCAGATAGTACCAGTGGCAATGGCAAACAGGATGAGTATGTTTCATGGAACAACTGCAAGAGGATGGAAGGGTATGGATCCATTTTACTTTTTTATGAATCCAAGTCCGGCTTATGAGGTAACATTCTTGAATAAATTGCCCGAAGAGCTTTCGTGCAGTGccggaaaatcaagtcatgagGTGGCTAATTATATACAGAGGGTAATTGCTGCAAGTTTGTCTTATGAGTGTACTAGTTTCACTAGGAAAGACAAGTATAGAGCTCTTGCAGGTAACGATGGAATTGTGGCTGAGAAACCAAAGCTTGCACCCAACAAAGTCATGGGCTGCTAA